A window of the Lolium perenne isolate Kyuss_39 chromosome 7, Kyuss_2.0, whole genome shotgun sequence genome harbors these coding sequences:
- the LOC127311523 gene encoding peroxisomal membrane protein 11-5, whose product MASLDTVRGDLSLVVLYLSKAEARDKICRAIQYGSKFLSNGQPGPAQNVDKSTSLARKVFRLFKFVNDLQALISPPPKGTPLPLILLGKSKNAMLSTFLFLDQIVWAGRTGVYKNKERAEFLGRIAFYCFLGSNTCTTIIELAELQRLSKSTKKLEKELKGQELYKNEQYRMKLKKSNERLLSLIKSSLDIVVAVGLLQLAPKKVTPRVTGAFGFASSLIACYQLLPAPAKSK is encoded by the exons ATGGCCTCACTGGACACCGTAAGAGGAGATCTTTCGCTGGTTGTTTTGTACCTAAGCAAGGCTGAAGCAAGAGATAAGATTTGCAGAGCAATACAATATGGATCCAAGTTCCTGAGCAACGGACAACCAGGACCTGCGCAGAATGTTGACAAATCTACTAGTCTCGCTCGGAAAGTTTTCCGACTGTTTAAG TTTGTTAATGATCTGCAAGCTTTGATTAGTCCTCCTCCCAAAGGAACTCCACTGCCACTGATCTTACTTGGAAAG TCGAAGAATGCAATGCTGTCAACTTTCCTCTTTCTGGACCAAATAGTGTGGGCTGGGAGGACAGGAGTATACAAG AACAAGGAGCGAGCAGAATTCCTTGGCAGGATAGCATTCTATTGCTTTCTCGGATCAAACACCTGTACTACTATCATTGAG CTAGCTGAGCTCCAACGACTGTCCAAATCAACAAAGAAGTTAGAGAAGGAGCTCAAGGGCCAAGAGCTGTACAAG AACGAGCAATATCGGATGAAGCTGAAGAAGTCCAACGAGAGGCTCCTCTCCCTCATCAAATCAAGCCTGGACATAGTCGTCGCGGTTGGGCTACTGCAACTGGCCCCAAAGAAGGTCACTCCTCGCGTCACGGGGGCATTTGGGTTTGCTAGCTCTCTCATCGCTTGTTATCAG TTGCTTCCAGCCCCAGCCAAATCCAAATGA